A genomic window from Betta splendens chromosome 24, fBetSpl5.4, whole genome shotgun sequence includes:
- the LOC114850170 gene encoding G-protein coupled receptor 6 → MNESLVVNDSSATPVPAEGLTWMEVESPEHNGSLEFSTAPLEFPVNPWDIMLCMSGTVITCENAIVVAIIFYTPTLRTPMFVLIGSLATADLLAGMGLILNFVFQYVISSETISLITVGFLVASFTASISSLLAITVDRYFSLYNALTYFSEKTLQYVHLMLVGTWGVSLFLGLLPVLGWNCLDEPASCSIVRPLTRSNVTLLATSFFAIFVLMLTLYFKICKIVCRHAHQIALQQHFFATSHYVATKKGVSTLAIILGTFGASWLPFAIYCLVGEREYPSVYTYATLLPATYNSMINPIIYAYRNAEIQRSIYMLLCGCFQANGSYRSRSPSEV, encoded by the coding sequence ATGAACGAGTCGCTGGTGGTGAATGACTCCTCTGCTACTCCTGTGCCTGCAGAGGGTCTGACATGGATGGAAGTGGAGTCTCCAGAGCACAACGGCAGCCTGGAGTTCTCCACCGCCCCGCTGGAGTTCCCCGTCAACCCGTGGGACATCATGCTCTGCATGTCCGGCACTGTCATCACCTGTGAAAACGCTATAGTGGTAGCGATCATCTTCTACACGCCCACGCTGAGGACTCCCATGTTTGTTCTGATCGGGAGCCTGGCCACAGCCGACCTTCTGGCCGGAATGGGATTAATCCTGAACTTTGTGTTCCAGTACGTGATCTCGTCCGAGACCATCAGCCTCATCACTGTCGGCTTCCTGGTGGCCTccttcactgcctccatcaGCAGCCTCCTGGCTATAACAGTGGACCGCTACTTCTCTCTCTACAACGCTCTGACGTACTTCTCGGAGAAGACGCTGCAGTACGTCCACCTGATGCTCGTCGGAACCTGGGGGGTGTCTCTGTTCCTGGGGCTGCTGCCGGTGCTCGGCTGGAACTGCCTGGACGAGCCGGCCTCCTGCAGCATCGTCCGGCCCCTGACCCGCAGCAACGTCACCCTGCTGGCGACCtccttcttcgccatcttcGTGCTCATGCTCACCCTTTACTTCAAAATCTGCAAGATCGTGTGCCGCCACGCGCACCAGATcgccctgcagcagcactttTTCGCCACGTCCCACTACGTCGCCACCAAGAAGGGGGTGTCCACGCTCGCCATCATCCTGGGCACGTTCGGCGCCAGCTGGCTGCCCTTCGCCATCTACTGCCTGGTGGGCGAGCGGGAGTACCCGTCGGTGTACACGTACGCGACGCTGCTTCCAGCCACCTACAACTCCATGATCAACCCCATCATCTACGCCTACAGAAACGCGGAGATCCAGCGCTCCATCTACATGCTTCTCTGCGGCTGCTTTCAGGCCAACGGCTCCTACCGCTCCAGGTCACCCAGCGAGGTCTAA
- the fig4a gene encoding polyphosphoinositide phosphatase isoform X2 — protein sequence MPRAASIISGIQRMVLYETRARYFLVGNNQAETRHRVLKIDRTEPKDLVIIDDKHVYTQHEVRDLLGRLDLGNRTKISQKGSSGLSRAVSAYGIVGFVRFLEGYYIVLITKRRKVADIGGRAIYKIEDTSMIYIPNDSVRVAHPDEARYVRIFQNMDLSSNFYFSYSYDLSHSLQYNLTLLQRPYDPWLSEAPSTEEEVHPQSKQDSFDIFEDEGVPTQVVYGVQNEPYYKYVWNGKLLERVKDIVHPDWLMYIIHGFCGQSKLLIYGRPVHITLIARRSSKFAGTRFLKRGANCEGDVANEVETEQIVHDASVTSFTAGSYSSYVQVRGSVPLYWSQDISTMMPKPPIRLDQADPYAHVAALHFDQMLQRFGSPIIILNLVKKREKRKHEKILSEELYPAVINLNQFLPPDHCIDYIAWDMARYTKSKLCNVLDRLSMIAENVVKRTGFFINRPEFYCHTLRPDDRWGDLGGHITTRERVQTGVLRTNCVDCLDRTNTAQFMVGKCALAYQLYALGLIDKPKLQFDTDCVRLFEELYEDHGDTLSLQYGGSQLVHRVKTYRKIAPWTQHSKDIMQTLSRYYSNAFSDADRQDAINLFLQVYEPSESKPHLWELPTDFYLHQRSTMALLQDRRSYTLWWSEGILSSLPVAYDEVSCEDNMKKIKVKRVNQFDESIDVYTEFFKPYELTSFDDKFCISMTNSAREFMPKTVGVDPSPFTVRKPEETGKSVLSKSSKEETLLQRKTAASAPPPPSEEAISSTSEDDSEDDRDDDGSVSQRSTPVKLLTEPGESGRTQEETQQQLVNKDLYGLNLAKFPSETDLLIYERFAHLGENQHKVERTEHITLANIICLEPVSCFSDDSVYGLSPPQVDRDSRDVFESHVMAGQGQVRALCRDDVLMYREYVKNRYM from the exons AGATATTTTTTGGTAGGGAAcaatcaggcagagacaaggcACAGAGTCTTGAAGATTGACCGCACTGAACCCAAGGACCTGGTCATAATTGATGATAAG CACGTGTACACTCAGCATGAGGTTCGGGACCTACTGGGCCGCCTGGACCTGGGCAACCGCACCAAAATTAGCCAAAAGGGGTCCTCAGGCCTGTCTAGAGCCGTCTCAGCCTATGGCATTGTGG GGTTTGTGCGTTTCCTTGAGGGATACTACATTGTGCTGATTACTAAACGCAGAAAGGTGGCGGACATCGGCGGTCGCGCCATCTACAAGATTGAAGACACAAGCATGATCTACATCCCCAATGATTCAGTGAGGGTGGCCCACCCTGATGAAGCGAG ATATGTGCGGATCTTTCAGAACATGGACCTTTCCAGTAACTTCTACTTCAG CTACAGCTACGACCTGAGCCACTCGCTGCAGTACAACCTGACTTTACTGCAGAGGCCTTATGACCCGTGGTTGTCAGAAGCTCCCTCcactgaggaggaggtgcaCCCGCAGAGCAAGCAGGACAGCTTCGACATCTTTGAAGATGAGGGTGTGCCTACGCAGG TGGTTTATGGCGTCCAGAACGAGCCGTACTACAAGTACGTGTGGAACGGCAAGCTGCTGGAGCGAGTCAAGGACATCGTGCACCCTGACTGGCTCATGTATATAATCCATGGCTTTTGCGGCCAGTCGA AGCTCCTCATCTACGGCCGACCCGTTCACATCACCCTCATTGCCAGGCGCTCCAGCAAATTTGCCGGAACCCGCTTCCTTAAAAGAGGAGCCAACTGTGAG GGGGATGTGGCCAATGAGGTGGAGACCGAGCAGATCGTCCACGACGCCTCCGTCACGTCTTTCACAGCCGGGAGTTACTCCTCGTACGTCCAAGTGCGAGGTTCCGTCCCACTGTACTGGTCACAGGACATTTCCACCATGATGCCAAAGCCCCCCATACGAC TGGACCAGGCGGACCCCTACGCCCATGTGGCTGCCCTGCACTTTGACCAGATGCTGCAGAGGTTTGGATCTcccatcatcatcctcaactTGGTCAAG AAACGTGAAAAAAGGAAACACGAGAAGATTCTGAGCGAGGAGCTCTACCCGGCTGTGATCAACCTGAACCAGTTCCTCCCTCCAGACCACTGCATCGACTACATCGCGTGGGACATGGCCCGCTACACCAAGAG TAAGTTGTGCAACGTGCTCGACCGTCTGAGTATGATCGCAGAGAACGTGGTCAAAAGAACCGGTTTCTTTATCAATCGGCCCGAATTCTACTGCCACACGCTCAGACCAGACGACAG GTGGGGGGATTTGGGTGGACACATCACAACCAGGGAGCGAGTCCAG ACTGGTGTGCTGAGAACCAACTGTGTGGACTGCCTGGACCGGACCAATACCGCCCAGTTCATGGTGGGAAAGTGTGCACTGGCCTATCAGCTGTATGCGTTGGGGCTGATTGACAAGCCCAAGCTGCAGTTTGACACTGACTGTGTGAG GCTGTTTGAGGAGCTGTATGAGGATCACGGGGATACTCTGTCCTTGCAGTACGGCGGATCCCAGCTGGTCCACAGGGTCAAAACCTACCGGAAGATCGCCCCTTGGACTCAGCACTCCAAAGACATCATGCAGACACTGTCACGCTACTACAGCAACGCgttctcag acgCCGACCGACAGGACGCCATCAATCTGTTCCTCCAGGTCTACGAGCCGTCGGAATCCAAGCCGCACCTGTGGGAGCTGCCCACTGACTTCTACCTGCATCAGAGGAGCACCATGGCCCTGCTCCAAGACAGACGCAG CTACACGTTGTGGTGGTCAGAGGGAATCCTGTCCTCGCTCCCCGTGGCCTATGATGAAG TTTCTTGCGAGGACAACATGAAGAAGATCAAAGTGAAGCGAGTCAACCAGTTCGATGAAAGTATCGACGTCTACACGGAGTTCTTCAAACCTTACGAGCTGACCTCCTTCGATGACAAGTTCTGCATCAGCATGACCAACTCTGcaag GGAATTTATGCCCAAGACAGTTGGAGTGGATCCAAGCCCATTCACCGTTCGCAAGCCAGAGGAAACAGGGAAATCAGTTCTGAG CAAGAGCAGcaaggaggagacgctgctccAGAGGAAGACTGCGGCcagcgccccccctcccccgagCGAGGAGGCCATCTCCAGCACGTCGGAGGACGACTCGGAGGACGACCGCGACGACGACGGCTCCGTCTCCCAGCGCTCCACCCCCGTCAAGCTGCTGACCGAGCCTGGGGAGAGCGGTCGCACGCAGGAG gagactcagcagcagctggtgaacaAGGACCTATATGGACTTAATCTGGCTAAATTTCCTTCTGAAACGGATCTGCTGATTTATGAAAG gtTTGCACATCTGGGCGAGAACCAGCACAAAGTGGAGAGAACAGAACACATAACGCTGGCAAACATCATCTGCTT AGAGCCGGTGTCCTGCTTCTCGGACGACAGCGTGTACGGCCTCTCCCCTCCGCAGGTGGACCGGGACAGCCGCGACGTGTTCGAGAGCCATGTGATGGCCGGACAGGGGCAGGTGAGGGCGCTGTGCCGGGACGACGTGCTGATGTACAGGGAATACGTCAAGAACAGGTACATGTGA
- the fig4a gene encoding polyphosphoinositide phosphatase isoform X1, with product MPRAASIISGIQRMVLYETRARYFLVGNNQAETRHRVLKIDRTEPKDLVIIDDKHVYTQHEVRDLLGRLDLGNRTKISQKGSSGLSRAVSAYGIVGFVRFLEGYYIVLITKRRKVADIGGRAIYKIEDTSMIYIPNDSVRVAHPDEARYVRIFQNMDLSSNFYFSYSYDLSHSLQYNLTLLQRPYDPWLSEAPSTEEEVHPQSKQDSFDIFEDEGVPTQVVYGVQNEPYYKYVWNGKLLERVKDIVHPDWLMYIIHGFCGQSKLLIYGRPVHITLIARRSSKFAGTRFLKRGANCEGDVANEVETEQIVHDASVTSFTAGSYSSYVQVRGSVPLYWSQDISTMMPKPPIRLDQADPYAHVAALHFDQMLQRFGSPIIILNLVKKREKRKHEKILSEELYPAVINLNQFLPPDHCIDYIAWDMARYTKSKLCNVLDRLSMIAENVVKRTGFFINRPEFYCHTLRPDDRWGDLGGHITTRERVQTGVLRTNCVDCLDRTNTAQFMVGKCALAYQLYALGLIDKPKLQFDTDCVRLFEELYEDHGDTLSLQYGGSQLVHRVKTYRKIAPWTQHSKDIMQTLSRYYSNAFSDADRQDAINLFLQVYEPSESKPHLWELPTDFYLHQRSTMALLQDRRSYTLWWSEGILSSLPVAYDEVSCEDNMKKIKVKRVNQFDESIDVYTEFFKPYELTSFDDKFCISMTNSAREFMPKTVGVDPSPFTVRKPEETGKSVLSSKSSKEETLLQRKTAASAPPPPSEEAISSTSEDDSEDDRDDDGSVSQRSTPVKLLTEPGESGRTQEETQQQLVNKDLYGLNLAKFPSETDLLIYERFAHLGENQHKVERTEHITLANIICLEPVSCFSDDSVYGLSPPQVDRDSRDVFESHVMAGQGQVRALCRDDVLMYREYVKNRYM from the exons AGATATTTTTTGGTAGGGAAcaatcaggcagagacaaggcACAGAGTCTTGAAGATTGACCGCACTGAACCCAAGGACCTGGTCATAATTGATGATAAG CACGTGTACACTCAGCATGAGGTTCGGGACCTACTGGGCCGCCTGGACCTGGGCAACCGCACCAAAATTAGCCAAAAGGGGTCCTCAGGCCTGTCTAGAGCCGTCTCAGCCTATGGCATTGTGG GGTTTGTGCGTTTCCTTGAGGGATACTACATTGTGCTGATTACTAAACGCAGAAAGGTGGCGGACATCGGCGGTCGCGCCATCTACAAGATTGAAGACACAAGCATGATCTACATCCCCAATGATTCAGTGAGGGTGGCCCACCCTGATGAAGCGAG ATATGTGCGGATCTTTCAGAACATGGACCTTTCCAGTAACTTCTACTTCAG CTACAGCTACGACCTGAGCCACTCGCTGCAGTACAACCTGACTTTACTGCAGAGGCCTTATGACCCGTGGTTGTCAGAAGCTCCCTCcactgaggaggaggtgcaCCCGCAGAGCAAGCAGGACAGCTTCGACATCTTTGAAGATGAGGGTGTGCCTACGCAGG TGGTTTATGGCGTCCAGAACGAGCCGTACTACAAGTACGTGTGGAACGGCAAGCTGCTGGAGCGAGTCAAGGACATCGTGCACCCTGACTGGCTCATGTATATAATCCATGGCTTTTGCGGCCAGTCGA AGCTCCTCATCTACGGCCGACCCGTTCACATCACCCTCATTGCCAGGCGCTCCAGCAAATTTGCCGGAACCCGCTTCCTTAAAAGAGGAGCCAACTGTGAG GGGGATGTGGCCAATGAGGTGGAGACCGAGCAGATCGTCCACGACGCCTCCGTCACGTCTTTCACAGCCGGGAGTTACTCCTCGTACGTCCAAGTGCGAGGTTCCGTCCCACTGTACTGGTCACAGGACATTTCCACCATGATGCCAAAGCCCCCCATACGAC TGGACCAGGCGGACCCCTACGCCCATGTGGCTGCCCTGCACTTTGACCAGATGCTGCAGAGGTTTGGATCTcccatcatcatcctcaactTGGTCAAG AAACGTGAAAAAAGGAAACACGAGAAGATTCTGAGCGAGGAGCTCTACCCGGCTGTGATCAACCTGAACCAGTTCCTCCCTCCAGACCACTGCATCGACTACATCGCGTGGGACATGGCCCGCTACACCAAGAG TAAGTTGTGCAACGTGCTCGACCGTCTGAGTATGATCGCAGAGAACGTGGTCAAAAGAACCGGTTTCTTTATCAATCGGCCCGAATTCTACTGCCACACGCTCAGACCAGACGACAG GTGGGGGGATTTGGGTGGACACATCACAACCAGGGAGCGAGTCCAG ACTGGTGTGCTGAGAACCAACTGTGTGGACTGCCTGGACCGGACCAATACCGCCCAGTTCATGGTGGGAAAGTGTGCACTGGCCTATCAGCTGTATGCGTTGGGGCTGATTGACAAGCCCAAGCTGCAGTTTGACACTGACTGTGTGAG GCTGTTTGAGGAGCTGTATGAGGATCACGGGGATACTCTGTCCTTGCAGTACGGCGGATCCCAGCTGGTCCACAGGGTCAAAACCTACCGGAAGATCGCCCCTTGGACTCAGCACTCCAAAGACATCATGCAGACACTGTCACGCTACTACAGCAACGCgttctcag acgCCGACCGACAGGACGCCATCAATCTGTTCCTCCAGGTCTACGAGCCGTCGGAATCCAAGCCGCACCTGTGGGAGCTGCCCACTGACTTCTACCTGCATCAGAGGAGCACCATGGCCCTGCTCCAAGACAGACGCAG CTACACGTTGTGGTGGTCAGAGGGAATCCTGTCCTCGCTCCCCGTGGCCTATGATGAAG TTTCTTGCGAGGACAACATGAAGAAGATCAAAGTGAAGCGAGTCAACCAGTTCGATGAAAGTATCGACGTCTACACGGAGTTCTTCAAACCTTACGAGCTGACCTCCTTCGATGACAAGTTCTGCATCAGCATGACCAACTCTGcaag GGAATTTATGCCCAAGACAGTTGGAGTGGATCCAAGCCCATTCACCGTTCGCAAGCCAGAGGAAACAGGGAAATCAGTTCTGAG CAGCAAGAGCAGcaaggaggagacgctgctccAGAGGAAGACTGCGGCcagcgccccccctcccccgagCGAGGAGGCCATCTCCAGCACGTCGGAGGACGACTCGGAGGACGACCGCGACGACGACGGCTCCGTCTCCCAGCGCTCCACCCCCGTCAAGCTGCTGACCGAGCCTGGGGAGAGCGGTCGCACGCAGGAG gagactcagcagcagctggtgaacaAGGACCTATATGGACTTAATCTGGCTAAATTTCCTTCTGAAACGGATCTGCTGATTTATGAAAG gtTTGCACATCTGGGCGAGAACCAGCACAAAGTGGAGAGAACAGAACACATAACGCTGGCAAACATCATCTGCTT AGAGCCGGTGTCCTGCTTCTCGGACGACAGCGTGTACGGCCTCTCCCCTCCGCAGGTGGACCGGGACAGCCGCGACGTGTTCGAGAGCCATGTGATGGCCGGACAGGGGCAGGTGAGGGCGCTGTGCCGGGACGACGTGCTGATGTACAGGGAATACGTCAAGAACAGGTACATGTGA